A region of the Stieleria neptunia genome:
CACCTCGAAGACATGAAGATGAGCCGGCAAGACATCAAGGAGGAACACAAGTCCAGCGAGGGAGACCCGATGGTTCGGGCGCGGATCAAACAACTGCAAGCCGAAATGGGACGCAAGCGAATGCTCTCGGATGTCCCCAAGGCATCCGTCGTGATCACGAACCCGACCCACTTTGCCGTCGCGGTTCAGTACGACCGCGACAACATGGACGCCCCGATCGTGATCGCCAAGGGGGCGGACTTCGTCGCCAAAAAGATCATCGCGATCGCCAAAGAAAATGGCGTCCCCGTGGTCGAAAAAAAACCGGTGGCACGCTTCCTGTTCAAGAACGTCGAAATCGGCAACCCGATCCCGTTCGAGTTGTACCAGGCCGTCGCCGAAATCCTGAACTTCGTCAATCGCATGCGTTCGGCGATCTAGCGGATTGTCAACCTTTGAACTGAGGATCAGACCGGACGGCTCGCGGCCTGTCGATTTTGTGAGCCGCGACGCGTAAGCGGCCGGGCATTGCGGCGCCCGCCCGAGGCCTTACGGCCAGCGCCCGCCCGAGGCCTTACGGCCAGCGGCTCACCACTGACTCAGCAGATCCCGATTAAATCGACAAACGGCTCGCGCCGTTCCGCTAACACCTTCAGAGCAACCGTAACGTTAAACCCAGACAAAGCACTGGCACCCCGGTTACACCTTGCCCTCTTCTTCACCGCCCAAGAACGCCGGGCGAATGCCCATCAACCAGGCCGTTGCCAAGGCACTGACCGGGGCCAGAAAACTCAGCAACGCGCCCATCTTGACGGAGTCTTGGATCGGTCCGGGATTGGGGAACGCAGCGGTCGAGACGAACAGGGCCACGGTGAACCCTAAACTGGCGATGCAACCGATCACCGCGACGTGCTTGAGATTCATGCCGCCGGGCAAATCGAGTTTCAACACCCGAACCGCAAAGTAGCTGAAAGCGAAGATTCCCAGGGGTTTGCCCACGAACAGCCCCATCGTCACCAGCCAGGTTCCCGCGCCGACGCTCGACAACACGACGCCGGCGTTGACCAGGGCGAACAGACCCAAAATCAGCTCGACCGGTTCTTTCCACCAATGCTCAAACTGGTTCAACGTATCCGTTTCTTCGCCGCTTTCAGCAAAGATCCCCGCGTCGGTGTTGGCATGGGGCAAGGTGGCGATGATCGGAACCAAACCCAGTGCCGCGTGTATGCCGGCCATGTAAAACGACACCCAGCTCATGATTCCCGGGATCGCCAAATACCACCAGAAATTGCGTATGCCGCTGCGTTTGAAACCCAAGCCCGTCGCGACGGCGATCGCGGTCAGCCCCAACCAGGCAAGACTGACCTCGCTGGACGGATAGAACACCGCCAAGATGGCCAGCCCCAGCGCATCGTCGGCGATCGCCAGCAACAGCAGGAATGAAATGGCCGGATGACCGTTGCCGAATATCAATCGGGCAATCAGATAGCTGAACGCAATATCGGTCGCACAGGGAATCGCCCAGCCGTTGCCAAGCTCGGAGTATTGTCCCACGGCAACGGCACCTACCAGATAGACGACCGAAGGACCGACGACACCGCCGGCAGTCGCCAACAAAGGCGTTGCCGCGGTCCGCATATTCGAGAGTGCACCGCCCGGCAAGATCGATTCCCATACCTCTTTGGCGGCGATCGCAAAGAACAACGCCATCAAGATATCGTTGACGACAAAGTGGAATGTCAAACCATGACCGCCGTGATCGCCGTGCCCCGATCCGGCAAGCGGCCACAGGTTGACGTGCACAAAGTTATGATACGAATGCCCGGAAAACAATCCATCAGCGTTGGCCCATAACAACGCGGCCAGCGAGCCCAACACGAGAAACATCGAGTTGTTGTAGAGGAAAGATCGAACCGGATTCGCATTCGTCGATGCTGTCGCCATCAGGCATTGCCCTATCATCTATTTGGTTTGGAAACACTATCTTGGAAGTCTCGCAAGCGTAGTTCGCGGTTAAAGCGGGGAGCAAGAAGTTCACCCGCAAGACTGGCGATTCACCCTCATCTGCAGTCCACTGACGATGCATCGCCAGAACTGAGGGACAACGGCCACCACTGAGACACGCCGTGATTGGCGTGGAAAGCCTGAATGGGAAATCAGCGCACGTTGGTGTCCAGCCTTCAGGCGCATCCCGCTCGCTGCGAGGGACGTCAATTGTATAAGTGGCGGAGTTGATCGTATCGGAAGTCGTCAAGACTTACGCGAGCCGCCGGCCCTCTCTGGCGTTTGCTTGCTGCGCAAACGCCGTCTCTCCCAGAGGGAGAGAGTCTAAATCGGTTGCCAAATCCTGCAGTAAGACAATCGACGTCCCAAGCAGCGAACCCAGGGGGCTGAATCCTGCACCCCAGCGCGTGATCAATACGCTTCTTTGGATTGCACACCGTCCCGGCGATTGTTCATCAACCCCTCATAGTTCATCTTCTGCTCCTGCTGGAAGACGCCATTCTGATTGAACAAATTGTTCAGCAACGCCTTGCCGCCTTTCACGCTTTGACCTGCGGCGGGTTCTTGGGAGGCATCGGCGGGCAGCCCGAACATGTCGTCGGTCTGAGCCCGTTGGCGATCCAGCGTTTGTCCACGAGCCTGCTGCAGAAACACCGATCCGCGGTGAAACGCGTACTGGTCGTTTTGACCGACCGCGATCACCGTGCCGGTTCCCTCGATCCCGTCGGCGACGAACAAGCCGCGCAAATCGGTTTGCCCGGAGACAAACTGGTCATTGGCCGAGCCGATCACCTTGACGTGCACGTCGCCGACAAACGCATCCTTCGTTTTGTCCTTGACGCTGACGCGGACCCGTCCCGACACGGAGTCCTCTTCCACCGTCAACGCCAGCGGGCTGACCACCATCAGACCCGACGTGTAAAGATTGTCGGATCGTCCGACGACTAAATACGCACCTTGCTCTTTCAGTGGCAACGCGATTTTCGTCTCGCGGTCTCGGTAATCCTTTCCGTCGCCCAGTTCAACCGTCTCTTGGTGATACGGTTTGATTCCCGCCAGATTGATCGCGGTGATCCGGTCTAGATTCCGCTGCGTCAATCCGAACTTCATCAGGTCGATCCGATACACCTTGATCAACACGGACGAAACGTTTCGGTGCTGCAGCAACACCTCACTTTCGTCCTTGGCCAACAGCGTCGTCACATCCGGCAACGAAACCGACTTTCGGCTGAAGAATTCGATCGCCTCGGCGGCGTCCTTGAATCGGTCGCTCACTTTGGCGTACTGATCGATCGCCTTGGCCGCCTGACCGAGGCTGTGATGGATTTGCCCCATGATGTAAACGGCCTCCCATTTGTTATCCGCTTGACGCGACGCCCCCGTCTTGGGATCCGTAAACGTTGCCTCGGCAACCTTCCGGCACATCTGAAGCGCCTGCTCGTGATCCTGGAGTTCGAAGTAGCAAAATCCGATCATGTACCAGAACGAATCCAGCAATCGACTGTCGGGGTAGCGCTGTGCATATTGCCGGCCCCGCCGGATCGCCCGTTCGTACTGTTCCAGATCGATCAACGCCGTCGCGAGCGCAAAACTGGCTTGATCACTCGACGGGTCTTCGGGCCAGTTGGTGACAAAATCGTCCAGCATGCGAATCGAACTGGCGATCAAATCGACACGTGTGATCCCTGACTCCATCAACGTCTTATCCTCGGCGACCGTTTCGGCACGCCGATAGACCTCCTGGGCGAGCGCATAACTGGCGGTGGCGACGTAGGATTCAGCGGGGTAGTCACGCAGCAATGACTCCATCGCTTGGACGCTTCGCAGAAACTCGCCGCGCGCGTTCAAGAATCCCGCGACCTGATTCTCTTTTTCGAAACTCGCTTGAACCGTCGCCCGATAGACCAAGTAACTGCGTTCGTATTCGGCGATCTCTCGATACGACATCGCGACGGTCAGGATTTCCTCAAACGACAACTCGACTTCGGGGAACCGCTCCTTCACGATCTCAAAAAACCTGACGATGTCCGCATGGCTTCCCAATTTGATCGAGGCGCGAAACAGCAACAACACCGTTTCCTTGTAGGGATCCGAATGCAGCTGCCAGTTCTCATGGAGTTCCCGCAGTGAATCGTAGGCCTTCTGGAATTCCCCCTTGGCGAAGTGGACTTTGCCGAGTTCGAACAACTCATCGGGCGTCAGCTTGTATTCGTCACCGGATGTCTCACCGCGTGACAGCACGCGAAGCGTTCCCGGCTTGGTGACGGCAATCTCTGAGGGTGAATAATAACTTTTCAACACGGCGGGAGCCGTCCGGTAATTTCCCGGCAAATACCCGGCCAACGTGTAGCGAATGTCGCCGGGGGTCTTCGCATCGCCGATGTAGAAGGTGATCGCACCGGGGGTGATGTCGTAGCGATCAAACACGCCGCTAATCGTTTCCTCCAAGATCGTGCAACCCGCCGGAATCGGTTCCACCAACATTAAATACGTCCGCAGCGGACGTGAATTCTGGTAACGCACTCGTGGCGTTAGCGTGACCAGCGCACGCTCGCCCACGGGAAGCTCGGTCAATTTGTTCGGCGACCAGGAGTGGCTGCCGTCGATCACACGGTATCCGCGCGGAATCGGCCGACCGTCGACGCGCATTTGATCGGGTTCATAGCGTCGCCCGACCGACCAGTCCGTCGTCGTGCTGGTGATTGAATCGGCGTCTGAAAAACCGGTCAGGACGGCGCTGTAGGAGAACTCGCCGCGACCGTCCAGTTCAAACTCAATCCGTTGCCGATCGTCAACGAGCAACTCGTCGGGCACTTGGATGCGACGACTCTCTGCACCGGGCTCCAGCGTCAGCGATTCCAGCTCTTCACCGTTGACATAAATCGTCAGGGCGACCCTTTCACGCTGCGGCGGGTTTTCACCGAAGTGCGCCGACAGCGCCGCGATCGCCGGACCGTTATCCGATTCCACCGGCCAGCGTGAACCGGCCCGTGCGGCCATCAGACGCTCGGCAAGTTTCGCTCGCAGTTCCGGCCGCAGGTTCATCCGTTGCAAAGCGATCAATTCCAACGCGGCGATTTCCACCGACGTCCGGCCGACACTCGATCGTCCGCCGGCTCTGTCCAGATTGACCAGGGAGACCAGTTCCGCCGCCATCTCGTTGTGGTTGAGCGACGTCAGGGCCAACATCAATTGCACCACGCCATAGTCGTCCAGCCGATTGCGTTCCCGATACAAACGATTGGCCAAGGCAAAATCGCCGGCCCCGCATTCGGCCAGCGCCGCCAACAACACCGCTTGACGGTTCAAGTCGGTTGCTCCGGCGAACGCCTTTTTCAGCGACGCAACTCCCAATTCAAATTGTCGCTCCGGCACCGCGAATCCCGCGCGGCGAGCATGGACCAGCGCCCCCATCGCCCGTGCCGTGCTGATCGGATCAGCCGGGCCGGCCGAATGACCGGCCAGACTCCAACCGCCATCGTCGCGTTGCGACGCGATCAGATGGCTGACCGCACCGGCGATGATCCCGCTGACTTGCGC
Encoded here:
- a CDS encoding Na+/H+ antiporter NhaA, with the translated sequence MFLVLGSLAALLWANADGLFSGHSYHNFVHVNLWPLAGSGHGDHGGHGLTFHFVVNDILMALFFAIAAKEVWESILPGGALSNMRTAATPLLATAGGVVGPSVVYLVGAVAVGQYSELGNGWAIPCATDIAFSYLIARLIFGNGHPAISFLLLLAIADDALGLAILAVFYPSSEVSLAWLGLTAIAVATGLGFKRSGIRNFWWYLAIPGIMSWVSFYMAGIHAALGLVPIIATLPHANTDAGIFAESGEETDTLNQFEHWWKEPVELILGLFALVNAGVVLSSVGAGTWLVTMGLFVGKPLGIFAFSYFAVRVLKLDLPGGMNLKHVAVIGCIASLGFTVALFVSTAAFPNPGPIQDSVKMGALLSFLAPVSALATAWLMGIRPAFLGGEEEGKV